One genomic segment of Ricinus communis isolate WT05 ecotype wild-type chromosome 3, ASM1957865v1, whole genome shotgun sequence includes these proteins:
- the LOC8274196 gene encoding stromal cell-derived factor 2-like protein yields MAIAFFVLSIFLFLNLDLDYGSFTSASAATSSSSESVEITYGTVLKLMHERTKFRLHSHDVPYGSGSGQQSVTGFPNVDDSNSYWIVRPQPDTGAKQGDAIKSGTIIRLQHMRTRKWLHSHLHASPISGNLEVSCFGGESDSDTGDYWRLMIEGSGKTWKQDQRIRLQHVDTGGYLHSHDKKYQRIAGGQQEVCGVREKRADNVWLAAEGVYLPVTESK; encoded by the exons ATGGCTATTgctttctttgttctttctatttttctcttcCTTAATCTTGATCTTGATTATGGCTCTTTTACCTCTGCATCTGCTGCCACGTCGTCCTCATCTGAATCTGTTGAG aTTACATATGGAACAGTTCTCAAGTTGATGCATGAGAGGACAAAATTTCGACTGCATTCCCATGATGTACCGTATGGTTCTGGCAGTGGGCAGCAATCTGTTACTGGATTTCCTAATGTTGACGACTCCAATAGTTACTGG ATTGTTAGGCCTCAGCCAGACACGGGTGCCAAACAAGGCGATGCCATCAAGAGCGGGACGATTATTCGCTTGCAACACATGAGGACTAGAAAGTGGCTGCATAGCCATTTGCATGCATCACCAATATCCGGCAACCTGGAG GTTAGCTGCTTTGGTGGAGAGTCTGACTCTGACACTGGGGATTACTGGAG GCTTATGATTGAAGGGAGTGGGAAAACTTGGAAGCAAGATCAGAGGATTCGGCTGCAGCATGTTGACACTGGTGGCTACCTGCACAGTCATGACAAGAAGTACCAACGGATAGCTGGGGGGCAGCAAGAG GTCTGCGGTGTCCGCGAAAAGCGTGCTGACAATGTTTGGCTAGCAGCAGAAGGAGTGTACCTCCCCGTTACAGAGAGCAAGTAA
- the LOC107260945 gene encoding pre-mRNA-splicing factor 38 — MANRTDPAAKSIRGTNPQNLVEKILRSKIYQNTYWKEQCFGLTAETLVDKAMELDHLGGTFGGNRKPTPFMCLVMKMLQIQPDKDIVVEFIKNDDYKYVRILGAFYLRLTGTDVDVYRYLEPLYNDYRKLRQKLSDGRFSLTHVDEFIDDLLTKDYSCDIALPRVKKRWTLESLGTLEPRKSVLEDDFEEEEEKEDNDQIDAFDNGVYDKDYYHGRSPTRERDRDRDRDRDRDRRRDSHRYRDRDYDRDYDRDYDRERERGRGRERERDRDRDRDRDRDNDRDRDWDRDNDRDRYRLREEKDYGRERDREREREGRERERRDRERGRRRSYSRSRSRSRDRKRRDRSSSPRRRGDGQEEPKKKKEKKEKKKDDGTDHPDPEIAEANKLRAALGLKPLK; from the exons ATGGCGAACAGGACAGATCCAGCAGCGAAGAGTATAAGGGGAACGAATCCACAGAACCTAGTGGAGAAGATTTTGAGATCTAAGATCTATCAGAATACTTACTGGAAGGAGCAATGTTTCGGTTTAACTGCCGAGACCCTTGTCGACAAGGCCATGGAGCTCGATCATCTTGGCGGTACTTTCGGTGGTAACCGCAAACCTACTCCCTTTATGTGTTTGGTCATGAAGATGCTCCAGATCCAGCCCGATAAGGACATTGTCGTCGAGTTCATCAAAAACGACGATTACAA ATACGTTCGCATTTTAGGTGCTTTTTATTTGCGTCTTACTGGTACTGATGTTGATGTTTACCGCTACCTTGAACCGTTATACAATGACTATCGGAAATTGAGGCAAAAGTTATCCGATGGAAGATTTTCTTTGACTCATGTTGATGAGTTCATTGATGATCTTCTCACCAAAGATTATTCCTGTGATATTGCTCTTCCCCGTGTTAAGAAAAGATGGACTCTTGAATCACTTGGTACACTTGAACCTAGAAAGAGTGTCTTGGAAGATGATTTTGAGGAGGAGGAAGAGAAAGAGGACAATGACCAAATTGATGCTTTTGACAATGGAGTTTATGATAAg GACTACTACCACGGAAGAAGTCCCACGCGCGAAAGGGATAGGGATAGGGATAGAGATAGGGATAGGGATAGAAGACGTGACAGCCATAGATACAG GGATCGGGACTATGACCGCGACTATGATAGGGACTATGACAGAGAACGGGAACGAGGACGTGGACGTGAAAGGGAAAGAGATAGGGACAGGGATCGTGACCGGGATAGGGACAATGACAGGGATCGTGACTGGGATAGGGACAATGATAGGGATCGTTATCGCttaagagaagaaaaggatTATGGTCGGGAGAGGGACCgagaaagagaaagggaaGGTAGAGAGCGGGAGAGGCGAGATAGGGAGCGTGGTAGGCGAAGGAGTTATTCAAGGAGCCGAAGTAGAAGTAGGGATCGCAAGAGACGGGACCGCAGCAGTAGTCCAAGGAGGCGGGGAGATGGACAGGAAGAgccaaagaagaagaaggaaaagaaggaaaagaagaaggatgATGGCACAGACCACCCAGATCCAGAGATTGCAGAAGCTAATAAGCTTAGGGCAGCCCTTGGATTGAAACCACTGAAGTGA
- the LOC8274197 gene encoding U-box domain-containing protein 13, whose amino-acid sequence MAAKCTHRNNNIGSLILNDRHSPASTTSRHFRLWTSSFRRKIFDAVSCGGSSRYRHHEDDFASTTTAATATTATATATTTATTTTNAIEKTRRMKNGKSEKLSDLLSVAEAESEIETRKKVEELEELKSLVKELQIENDSKRKEEAASRVRLLAKEDSGVRVTLALLGAIPPLVAMIDFDNADLQIASLYALLNLAIANDANKAAIVKAGAVHKMLKIIELPYPPKPSVSEAIVANFLGLSALDSNKPIIGSSGAIPFLVNTLRDLDHKCSIQAKQDAVRALYNLSIFSSNVSFIVEANLIPFLMNTLGDMEVSERILSILSNLVSTPEGRKAISTMRDAFTILIDVLNWTDSPGCQEKASYILMVMAHKAYGDRQAMIEAGIVSALLELTLLGSTLAQKRASRILECLRVDKGKQISDHYGGNLGAAVSAPIYGSSSSSANPNGVSKEFLEEAEDTMSEEKKAVKQLVQQSLQTNMMRIVKRANLPQDFVPSEHFKSLTASSTSKSLPF is encoded by the exons ATGGCCGCCAAATGTACTCACCGGAATAACAACATCGGCTCCTTAATTCTTAACGACCGCCACTCTCCCGCCTCCACCACCTCTAGACATTTCCGTCTCTGGACATCTTCATTTCGCCGAAAAATCTTTGACGCCGTCAGCTGCGGTGGCAGCTCCCGCTATCGCCATCATGAGGACGACTTCGCATCCACCACCACAGCAGCCACCGCCACTACCGCTACCGCTACCGCTACCACTACCGCTACCACCACTACAAATGCTATCGAGAAGACGAGAAGaatgaaaaatggaaaatcGGAGAAATTATCGGATCTGTTGAGTGTAGCAGAAGCAGAGAGTGAAATAGAGACGAGAAAAAAAGTAGAAGAGTTAGAAGAGTTAAAATCATTAGTTAAAGAATTGCAGATTGAGAATGATagtaagagaaaagaagaagctgCTTCTCGTGTAAGATTGCTGGCTAAAGAAGATTCTGGTGTTAGAGTTACTCTCGCTTTGTTAGGTGCTATTCCTCCTTTAGTCGCAATGATCGATTTCGACAATGCTGATCTACAAATTGCTTCTCTTTACGCCTTGCTCAACCTTGCCATCGCCAATGATGC GAATAAAGCTGCAATTGTCAAAGCAGGGGCCGTTCACAAAATGCTGAAGATCATAGAACTACCATATCCACCAAAACCATCTGTATCTGAAGCGATAGTAGCTAATTTTCTTGGCTTAAGCGCATTGGACTCGAATAAACCCATTATAGGTTCTTCAGGTGCAATTCCATTTTTGGTGAATACCCTTAGAGATTTGGACCATAAATGTAGCATCCAAGCAAAACAGGATGCTGTTAGAGCTCTGTACAATCTTTCAATATTCTCTTCCAATGTGTCATTTATTGTAGAAGCAAATCTGATCCCATTTCTGATGAATACACTGGGGGACATGGAAGTAAGTGAAAGAATTCTTTCGATTTTAAGCAATTTAGTATCTACACCAGAAGGTAGGAAGGCAATTAGCACCATGCGAGATGCTTTTACAATTTTGATAGATGTGTTGAACTGGACAGATTCACCAGGATGCCAAGAGAAAGCATCTTACATATTAATGGTGATGGCACATAAAGCCTATGGGGACAGACAAGCCATGATTGAGGCTGGAATTGTATCGGCATTGCTTGAGTTAACACTTTTGGGTAGCACATTAGCACAGAAAAGGGCTTCGAGGATCCTAGAATGTCTGAGAGTAGATAAGGGGAAGCAAATTTCGGATCATTATGGTGGAAATTTGGGTGCAGCGGTGTCTGCTCCTATTTATGGgtcttcatcatcttcagcAAACCCAAATGGAGTTTCAAAAGAGTTTTTGGAGGAAGCAGAAGATACGATGAGCGAGGAAAAGAAAGCAGTGAAGCAATTAGTACAACAGAGTTTGCAGACCAATATGATGAGAATTGTCAAGAGGGCAAATTTGCCACAAGATTTCGTTCCATCGGAGCATTTTAAGTCCCTCACAGCAAGTTCAACCTCCAAGAGTTTACCATTTTGA
- the LOC8274195 gene encoding NADP-dependent glyceraldehyde-3-phosphate dehydrogenase yields the protein MAASGVFADIVDGDGVYKFYTDGEWRKSSSGKSVPIINPTTTKIHFKVQACTQEEVNKIIESAKSAQKGWAKTPLWKRAELLHKAAAILKEHKVPIAECLVKEIAKPAKDAVTEVVRSGDLVSYCAEEGVRILGEGRFLVSDSFPGNERTKYCLTSKIPLGVVLAIPPFNYPVNLAVSKIAPALIAGNSLVLKPPTQGAAAALHMIHCFHLAGFPKGLISCVTGKGSEIGDFLTMHPGVNCISFTGGDTGIAISKKASMIPLQMELGGKDACIVLEDADLDLAVANIVKGGFSYSGQRCTAVKVVLVMESVADILVEKVKAKAAKLTVGPPEDDCDITPVVTESSANFIEGLVMDAKQKGATFCQEYKREGNLIWPLLLDNVRPDMRIAWEEPFGPVVPVIRVNSIEEGIHHCNASNFGLQGCVFTRDINKAILISDAMETGTVQINSAPARGPDHFPFQGLKDSGIGSQGITNSINMMTKVKSTVINLPTPSYTMG from the exons ATGGCAGCAAGTGGAGTTTTTGCAGATATAGTTGATGGAGATggtgtttataaattttacactGATGGTGAGTGGAGAAAGTCTTCTTCTGGTAAATCAGTGCCTATCATAAATCCCACTACCACAAAGATCCACTTTAAGGTCCAAG CTTGTACTCAAGAAGAGGTGAACAAGATCATAGAGTCAGCGAAATCAGCTCAAAAAGGATGGGCAAAGACTCCTCTATGGAAAAGAGCAGAATTGCTTCATAAAGCAGCAGCAATCTTGAAAGAGCATAAAGTACCCATTGCAGAGTGCCTTGTCAAAGAAATTGCAAAACCAGCTAAGGATGCAGTTACTGAA GTTGTCAGGTCTGGGGATCTGGTGTCATATTGTGCTGAAGAAGGGGTTAGAATTCTTGGAGAAGGAAGATTTTTAGTATCTGATAGTTTTCCTGGGAACGAAAGAACCAAATACTGCCTTACTTCAAAG ATTCCACTAGGGGTTGTTTTAGCCATCCCGCCCTTCAACTATCCTGTCAATCTTGCAGTATCAAAAATTGCTCCTGCCTTAATTGCTGGAAACTCCCTTGTCCTTAAGCCGCCAACCCAG GGTGCTGCAGCTGCACTTCACATGATCCATTGCTTTCACTTGGCTGGTTTTCCCAAGGGCCTTATTAGCTGTGTTACTGGAAAGGGTTCAGAGATTGGTGATTTTCTTACAATGCATCCTGGGGTTAACTGTATAAG CTTCACAGGTGGGGACACTGGGATAGCAATCTCAAAGAAAGCGAGCATGATCCCTCTTCAGATGGAATTGGGTGGCAAAGATGCTTGTATTGTTCTTGAAGATGCTGATCTAGATTTAGCTGTAGCAAATATTGTTAAAGGGGGCTTCTCTTACAG TGGTCAAAGGTGCACTGCTGTCAAGGTTGTTCTAGTCATGGAGTCTGTTGCTGATATTCTTGTAGAGAAAGTTAAAGCCAAAGCTGCAAAACTGACTGTCGGTCCCCCTGAGGATGATTGTGATATCACTCCAGTTGTTACAGAGTCCTCTGCCAACTTTATAGAAGGGTTGGTAATGGATGCCAAGCAAAAAGGAGCGACATTCTGCCAGGAGTACAAAAGAGAAGGCAACCTCATATGGCCATTGTTGTTGGATAATGTTCGACCTGATATGAGGATTGCATGGGAGGAGCCTTTTGGTCCAGTTGTGCCAGTTATCAGGGTAAACTCTATTGAAGAGGGAATCCACCATTGTAATGCTAGTAATTTTGGTCTTCAG GGATGCGTCTTTACAAGAGATATAAACAAAGCAATTTTGATCAGTGATGCTATGGAGACTGGAACGGTGCAGATCAATTCAGCACCAGCTCGGGGACCTGATCATTTTCCATTCCAG GGTCTGAAGGACAGTGGCATCGGCTCTCAGGGAATAACTAACAGCATTAATATGATGACGAAAGTTAAGAGTACTGTGATCAACTTACCAACCCCTTCTTACACTATGGGTTAA